The Salvia splendens isolate huo1 chromosome 21, SspV2, whole genome shotgun sequence genome includes a window with the following:
- the LOC121784215 gene encoding uncharacterized protein LOC121784215, giving the protein MAAVPSTISLSALSVFVEQKNVEVKGIELWKMEDGRLLAAGESPWMEKFGIKGKLKPRFIGPYEILDEVDPVAYRLALPPSLENIHNVFHVSQLRKYVYDPKHIIHYEEVSLTPDLNYEEKLIAILDQKKQQLRNKSISAVKVLWNHHGQEEATWELEEKMREQYPEMFR; this is encoded by the exons ATGGCAGCAGTTCCTTCCACTATatctctctcggctctctctgtATTTGTTGAACAAAAGAATGTTGAAGTGAAAGG AATTGAATTGTGGAAGATGGAGGATGGAAGGTTACTTGCAGCTGGAGAGTCCCCATGGATGGAGAA gtttgGAATCAAAGGAAAATTGAAGCCACGTTTCATCGGGCCTTACGAGATTCTTGACGAAGTAGATCCGGTGGCATATCGTTTGGCATTACCACCAAGCCTTGAGAATATACACAACGTGTTTCATGTATCTCAACTCCGAAAATATGTTTATGACCCGAAGCACATAATCCACTATGAAGAGGTTAGTCTAACACCAGATTTAAACTATGAAGAGAAACTTATAGCTATCCTTGATCAAAAGAAACAACAGTTACGGAATAAGTCAATATCAGCAGTGAAAGTTTTGTGGAATCACCATGGACAAGAAGAGGCAACATGGGAGTTAGAGGAGAAAATGAGAGAACAATACCCAGAAATGTTTAGGTAA
- the LOC121784216 gene encoding uncharacterized protein LOC121784216, which produces MGLEVVQPPETVEARISTLVMEPDLRTQIINAQRQDDIMEKIRAKVRSGDEKIFKEETDNALTFDGRICVPNNDELINKILSEAHDTPYTAHPGSTKIISSTNGWTVRKNDSGPRTIQKQIRLRIKEAQDRKKSYVDARRTKLKFNIGDKVFLKVSPSKGITRFGIKGKLKPRFIGPYEILDEVGPVAYRLALPPSLENVHNVFHVSQLRKYVYDPKHIIHYEEVSLTPDLNYEEKLIAILDQKIQQLRNKSISAVKVLWNHHGQEEATWELEEKMREQYTEMFM; this is translated from the exons ATGGGGCTGGAAGTAGTACAAccacctgaaacagtggaagcaAGGATTTCCACCTTAGTGATGGAACCAGATTTGAGAACTCAAATTATAAATGCACAAAGACAAGATGACATCATGGAAAAGATTCGAGCAAAAGTACGATCTGGTGATGAAAAAATTTTTAAAGAAGAAACAGACAATGCTCTCACCTTCGATGGAAGAATCTGTGTGCCAAATAATGACGAGCTCATAAAtaagattttgagtgaagctcatgacaCACCGTATACTGCccatccagggagcaccaagat CATTTCATCCACAAACGGATGGACAGTTAGAAAGAACGATTCAGGCCCTAGAACGATTCAGAAACAAATTCGATTGAGaatcaaggaggcacaagatcgGAAAAAGTCTTATGTCGATGCACGTCGGACGAAGTTGAAGTTTAACATCGGAGATAAGGTGTTTTTGAAGGTATCTCCTTCTAAAGGGATTACTAGGTTTGGAATCAAAGGAAAATTGAAGCCACGTTTCATCGGGCCTTACGAGATTCTTGACGAAGTAGGTCCGGTGGCATATCGTTTGGCATTACCACCAAGCCTTGAGAATGTACACAACGTGTTTCATGTATCTCAACTCCGGAAATATGTTTATGACCCGAAGCACATAATCCACTATGAAGAGGTTAGTCTAACACCAGATTTAAACTATGAAGAGAAACTTATAGCTATCCTTGATCAAAAGATACAACAGTTACGGAATAAGTCAATATCAGCAGTGAAAGTTTTGTGGAATCACCATGGACAAGAAGAGGCAACATGGGAGTTAGAGGAGAAAATGAGAGAACAATACACAGAAATGTTTATGTAA